The nucleotide sequence ATTAATGGTGGATGCAGGAATCGCTTTTCCCACCGATGATATGCACGGGGTTAATATCGTCTTACCCGAAATGACCTATCTACGAGAAAATCATCAGAAAATAAAAGGGATGATTGCTACTCATGGTCATGAAGATCATATTGGGGGAATACCTTACCATTTAAAACAATTTGAAATTCCCGTTATTTATGGTCCGCCTCTCGCCATTGCCTTAATAGAGGATAAATTAGAAGAAGCCGCCGTGACAGGCCGCACCAGCTTAAAAACGGTTCGTTCTCGGGAAATAGTGCGAGTTGGAAAACACTTTTTAGTAGAATTTATCCGTAATACCCACTCAATGGCCGATAGTTTTACGCTGGCCATTCACACTCCTATCGGCATCCTCATACACACAGGAGACTTTAAAATTGACCATACCCCTATAGATGGTCAACATTTTGACTTTCATCGATTAGCCGAATATGGGGAGAAAGGCGTATTATGCTTACTGAGTGACTCCACCAACTCAGAAGTCCCCGGACATACTCCCTCAGAAGCCAGCGTTTATCCTAATTTAGACCGGATATTTGCTCAGGCCCAGGGGCGAATCATGCTCACCACCTTTGCTTCATCGGTTCACCGTATCAATATCGCCCTACAGTTATCCCAAAAACACAACCGAAAAGTGGCGGTAGTCGGAAGGTCCATGCTTAATGTCATCGCTCATTGTCGTAACTTAGGCTATATTAAATGTCCTGATGAGCTATTTGTTCCCATTAAAGCCACCAAAGGATTAGCGGATGAGCGGGTTCTCATTCTCACCACCGGCTCACAAGGAGAACCCTTAGCGGCTATGACTCGCATTGCCAACGGAGAACATCCCCTGGTGAAAACTCGTCCAGGAGATACCATTATCTTCTCTGCTAACCCGATACCCGGCAATACCATAGCCGTCGTTAACTGTATCGATAAACTGATGATGCAAGGAGCAAACGTTATCTATGGACGGGATAAAGGGATTCATGTTTCCGGTCATGGATGTCAGGAAGACCAAAAAATGATGTTAGCTCTCACCAAACCGAAATTCTTTGTGCCTGTACACGGAGAACATCGGATGTTAGTGCAACACGCTCAAACCGCGCAAAAGATGGGATTTACCAAAGAAAACACCGTTATTATTAAAAACGGCGATGTGATTGAGTTAAGCACTGAACGGATACAAGTTGTCGCTCAAGTTCCGGCAGGACTGGAACTGGTAGACCAAGCCGGCATCGTTCATGAACAGGTGATGGAAGAACGCCAACAGTTAGCCAACGACGGAGTAGTTACTGTAGCGGCTACCGTCAACCAGCAAGGAAAACTGGTCACTCAACCTCAGCTAAATTTAAGGGGAGTGGTAACCGTTGTCGATAGTGCCTTACTACACCAATTAATTAATCGTTCTATTGAGCAAATTCTCAGTGAACGTTGGGGAGAGTTTAAAACCCAAAGCGGCATACCCAACTGGACTGGGTTAAGACAAGAAATAGAGAGTTATTTACAACGACTAATTAAACGGGAACTCAAAAGCCAACCCTTAGTAGTTTTTGTCCTGCAATGGGCAGATACATCAGAGTCGCCCTTGCAACCTGAACAAGCTCAACAAGCTGAACAACCTGAACAAGCTGAACAACCTGAACAAGCTGAACAACCTGAAGCCACAACTTCTGGGAGAACTTATCGGCGGAGACGTTCCACTGCTTCGATGGCATCGTAAGCTCAAATCCCCTTTGTAACAAATAACCAGAAATCATCATTGTAGGGACGTTGCCGGCAACGTCTCTAATTTTAATATCTGAGTGAACAAGATCAACAAATTGATCCGAAATTGAAGAATTTATTTAAAGCTTAAGCAAACAGAAAAGATTTTTAAAGTTGTCACAATTAATACACCTATTGCTTCTAAACTAGAAATAAAGGTACTGATAACATTCATCACAAATCATTATGGTAACAGTAGGTCCTAATTCTGAGTCAAACTCTTCCCTACAACTGCGAGAAATTCAGGAATTGTCCATTTCTATTTCTGCCCAAAAACTGAACCCAACAATGTTGAGCGAAGATTTCCTAAAAGCTAGTGGAATAATTCCTAGTGATTGGGAATTAAACAAACAGCCGGTGTTAAATCCTAATTATGCTCAAGTCAGCTTTCAAAATGGGGTAAGCATCGTTACTCAACCGCGAACCATTACTTTTTTAGAAATGCTCGGAACCAAACAATCAACAGAGATAAAATTGCCAGAACTGGTTCACAAATATGTTGAAAAGCTTCCTCTTGCTGAATATCAGGGATTAAGTATTAGTCCAAAAAGTGTGGTTCCGCTTTCGGGTTCACTGGATGCAGGCAGAAAATTTATTACCGAAACCTTACTCGCTCCCGGCGCTTGGCAAGAATTTGGTAAAGAACCTGTACAAGCTGGACTAAATTTACTCTATCAGTTAGACAAATGTCAATTTAAC is from Gloeothece verrucosa PCC 7822 and encodes:
- a CDS encoding ribonuclease J encodes the protein MSNNETQSKLKIIPLGGLHEIGKNTCIYEYEDEILMVDAGIAFPTDDMHGVNIVLPEMTYLRENHQKIKGMIATHGHEDHIGGIPYHLKQFEIPVIYGPPLAIALIEDKLEEAAVTGRTSLKTVRSREIVRVGKHFLVEFIRNTHSMADSFTLAIHTPIGILIHTGDFKIDHTPIDGQHFDFHRLAEYGEKGVLCLLSDSTNSEVPGHTPSEASVYPNLDRIFAQAQGRIMLTTFASSVHRINIALQLSQKHNRKVAVVGRSMLNVIAHCRNLGYIKCPDELFVPIKATKGLADERVLILTTGSQGEPLAAMTRIANGEHPLVKTRPGDTIIFSANPIPGNTIAVVNCIDKLMMQGANVIYGRDKGIHVSGHGCQEDQKMMLALTKPKFFVPVHGEHRMLVQHAQTAQKMGFTKENTVIIKNGDVIELSTERIQVVAQVPAGLELVDQAGIVHEQVMEERQQLANDGVVTVAATVNQQGKLVTQPQLNLRGVVTVVDSALLHQLINRSIEQILSERWGEFKTQSGIPNWTGLRQEIESYLQRLIKRELKSQPLVVFVLQWADTSESPLQPEQAQQAEQPEQAEQPEQAEQPEATTSGRTYRRRRSTASMAS